A section of the Solea solea chromosome 17, fSolSol10.1, whole genome shotgun sequence genome encodes:
- the itsn2a gene encoding intersectin-2a isoform X1 — protein MNGGACMWAITPEERGKHDKQFDTLAPVLGYVSGEQARKFFLQSGLPPSVLAEIWSLADMDGDGKMDRQEFSIAMKLIKLKLQGRNVPSSLPIVMKQPPVSNSVSTIPSSARFGMGSMPNLSIGLSSMSFLTPMSANPPMPSVPVQPLMPTPMTLPLITSLGNAGLPNGNINLLTPPLVPNNAVLPLSGFSSPMAFSPNTGMSKANSLLDLGSSSSNSSSTTSLASSSPKTGASDWAVPQASRLKYRQQFNTLDKLMSGYLSGPQVRNALIASNLTQTQLATIWTLADVDRDGQLRADEFILAMHLVEMAKTGRPLPLTLPQDLVPPSLRGGVKSPELVNGTGPYITPCLIDTTEPELLQKGKSSVSFEDKLKENFARGSAELEKRRLALEDEQRKERERREREERDAQERREREAREQENRRRLEEERRLERQREMERQREEERLRELERKEAAKQEMERQRREEWERGRKEELGRRREGEQEEISHLRAKKRSLELELEAVGTKHKQISDRLRDAQSKRRIQKAEVDLVNQKRDARIAEINTLQLQFEEWQRKLSQLVPEQQRLTEKLRNITVNKLPAESLTNLTTSVTEKSVNCRRLKDQLDTLERETTDKLSQMEQYNKELKLGDMDDCVLRGLLSLLACLSQLFLLIKELREKQVKQQTVLDDLYRVKEEKLRELQRRREEERERKRKEDEEAARQAKLEQERKEQERREQERKEQERREQERKEQERREQERKEQERREQEQREQERREQERREKEEEEARQRKLLEEQRARQRKEEEEREALACLRAAQEKAREEESRRRREEEEEEEKKRKKEEEERKWKEEEERRRRRKEEEEQQRGQQLVSVGKRSVKLTPYRALYSFVARNADELSIDGDCLIEVDEQTVGEPGWLCGSYRGNRGWFPQSYAEKCTTHSSSETVPSSPVKTSCPPPLHARIPGGEGTGDNAAPVQSVALQSSACAVARAVSSWSATSDTDLSLGSGESVTALLSFSQGDVITVLQQRDQWWLGQLNGTQGWFPQNYVTLETGGITDVDASDAGDSIPLEDYVALYTYESPEVGDLTFVEGDVVMVTEREGEWWRGSIGDQTGVFPSNYVRPVEPEVSKAGVSIKKPEIAQAVTTTANPTVYQLHLSPGQLIVVLAKNSTGWWLGELQARGKKRQRGWFHSSHVKLLGPTCNKSSPSPLPVCQVIAMYGYTAATRDELSFTKGQLINVLDKTNPDWWKGEANGVTGLLPTNYVKMTTESDPSQQCLLDSSSMSEHGESEGCANLMTLDTMTPQERKRQGYIHELIQTEETYVEDLELVLEVFYRPMSESGRFTEAEMAVIFVNWRELIMCNTKLLKALRVRKKTGGENMPVQLIGDLLASELAHMQPYIRFCSCQLNAAALLQSKTNNQPDFKDFLKKIATNYRCKGMPLSSFLLKPMQRITRYPLIIKNILEHTPDGHADRGPLREALERAEELCSQVNEGVREKENSDRLEWIQSHVQCEGAIEHLVFNSLTNCLGPRKLLRSGRLHKTKSSRELWAFLFNDFLLLTHSAKPFSSSGPDKLFSPKTSIQLKMYKTPLFLNEVLVKTPPDPSSDEPLFHVSHIDRVYTLRTETLNERATWVQKIKAASELFIETEKKKREKAYQARSLKSSGIGRLLVTVTEAQELKACKPNGKSNPYCELTMGAQCYTSRPVSDTLNPKWNFNCQFFIKDLYQDVLCITVFEKDQFSPDDFLGRTEVPVATIKKEMESKGAANRRLLLHEVPTGEVWVKLDLQLYEPTK, from the exons GTGGAGCCTGTATGTGGGCCATCACTCCGGAGGAGAGGGGGAAACACGACAAACAGTTTGACACCCTCGCCCCCGTCCTCGGCTATGTCTCAG GAGAACAAGCAAGGAAATTCTTCCTCCAGTCTGGCCTGCCTCCTTCTGTCCTGGCTGAAATCTG GAGCCTAGCTGACATGGATGGTGATGGGAAGATGGACAGACAGGAGTTCTCCATAGCTATGAAGCTCATCAAACTCAAGCTTCAGGGGCGGAACGTACCCTCCTCCCTGCCGATCGTCATGAAGCAGCCTCCTGTCTCCAATTCGGTTTCTACCATACCTTCATCCGCACGTTTTG GAATGGGTTCAATGCCAAACCTGTCCATTGGTCTGTCATCCATGTCCTTCCTAACACCCATGTCAGCCAATCCCCCCATGCCCTCTGTACCTGTACAACCCCTGATGCCAACACCAATGACTCTGCCCCTCATCACCTCCCTGGGAAACGCTGGACTCCCCAACGGCAACATTAACCTCCTCACCCCTCCACTTGTTCCCAACAATGCAG tgctccctctctctggctTCTCCTCACCCATGGCCTTCTCTCCAAACACTGGCATGTCAAAAGCCAACTCTCTCCTGGACCTTGGATCCAGCAG TTCAAATTCTTCCTCGACCACGTCTTTGGCCAGTAGCTCTCCAAAGACCGGTGCAAGTGACTGGGCCGTACCGCAGGCCTCCAGACTCAAGTACCGTCAGCAGTTCAACACGCTGGACAAGCTCATGAGTGGCTACTTATCAG GACCTCAGGTTAGAAATGCATTGATTGCATCAAACCTAACGCAGACGCAGCTAGCCACCATCTG GACCCTGGCAGATGTGGACAGGGATGGTCAGCTACGAGCCGATGAGTTCATTCTGGCCATGCACCTGGTGGAAATGGCGAAAACTGGCCGACCTCTTCCACTCACCCTGCCTCAAGACCTGGTGCCTCCTTCtctcag AGGAGGAGTCAAGTCCCCTGAGCTTGTCAATGGAACGGGGCCCTACATAACTCCCTGTTTAATTGACACAACCGAGCCAGAACTTCTGCAAAAAGGCAAGAGCAGTG TGTCCTTTGAAGACAAGCTGAAAGAGAACTTTGCACGAGGCAGCGCCGAGCTGGAGAAGCGGAGACTGGCTCTGGAAGATGaacagaggaaagagagagagaggagggagagggaggaaagggaTGCCCaggaaaggagggagagggaggccAGGGAGCAGGAGAACCGTaggaggctggaggaggagagacggttggagaggcagagagagatggagagacagagggaggaggagagactgcGGGAGCTGGAAAGGAAAGAG GCAGCAAAGCAGGAGATGGAGCGCCAGCGAAGGGAGGAGTGGGAACGGGGGAGAAAGGAGGAGCTgggcaggaggagagagggggagcagGAGGAAATCTCTCACCTCAGGGCCAAAAAGAGAAGTCTGGAGTTGGAGCTGGAGGCTGTG GGCACCAAACACAAGCAGATCTCAGACCGGCTCCGTGACGCGCAGAGCAAAAGGCGGATTCAGAAGGCGGAGGTGGACCTCGTCAACCAGAAGAGGGACGCACGCATCGCGGAGATCAACACACTGCAGCTACAGTTTGAG GAGTGGCAGAGGAAGCTCTCACAGCTGGTTCCAGAGCAACAGAGGCTGACTGAGAAGCTGCGAAACATCACAGTCAACAAACTCCCAG CGGAGTCTTTGACCAATCTGACCACAAGCGTAACAGAGAAAAGTGTGAACTGCCGGAGGCTGAAAGACCAACTCGATACCCTGGAGAGGGAGACGACGGACAAATTGTCCCAGATGGAGCAGTACAACAAAGAGCTTAAG CTTGGGGATATGGATGACTGTGTCCTGCGGGGCCTTCTGTCTCTCCTGGCCTGCCTCAGCCAGCTCTTCCTTCTCATCAAG GAGCTGAGGGAGAAGCAGGTGAAGCAGCAGACTGTGCTGGACGACCTGTACAGAGTCAAAGAGGAGAAACTCAGGGAGCTGCAAAGgcgcagggaggaggagagagaaaggaagaggaaggaggacgaggaggcggccAG ACAGGCCAAGTTGGAGCAAGAGAGGAAGGAGCAGGAGCGGAGGGAGCAGGAGAGGAAGGAACAGGAgcggagagagcaggagaggaagGAACAGGAgcggagagagcaggagaggaagGAACAGGAGAGAAGGGAACaggagcagagggaacaggagAGAAGGGAACAGGAGcggagggagaaagaggaggaggaggcccgGCAGAGGAAGCTCCTGGAGGAGCAGAGGGCCAGacagaggaaggaggaagaggagagggaggcacTGGCTTGCCTCCGAGCAGCCCAGGAGAAAGCGCGGGAAGAGGAGAGCCGGAGAaggcgagaggaggaggaggaggaagagaagaagaggaaaaaggaggaagaagaaagaaaatggaaagaggaagaagagaggaggaggaggaggaaagaggaggaggagcagcaaagAGGGCAGCAGCTGGTGTCGGTGGGAAAGCGGTCGGTGAAGCTGACCCCGTACAGAGCCCTGTACTCATTTGTCGCCCGCAACGCGGATGAGCTGAGTATAGACGGGGACTGTCTCATCGAG GTGGATGAACAGACTGTCGGTGAGCCTGGGTGGTTGTGCGGGAGTTACCGTGGAAACAGGGGTTGGTTCCCCCAGAGTTATGCAGAGAAATGTACCACACACTCCTCTTCTGAGACGGTCCCCTCTTCACCTGTGAAAACCTCCTGTCCGCCACCGCTTCACGCAAG aatcCCTGGTGGTGAGGGAACGGGCGATAATGCTGCTCCTGTCCAATCCGTTGCTTTACAG TCCTCGGCGTGTGCGGTGGCCCGTGCCGTCTCCTCGTGGTCGGCCACCTCGGACACCGACCTCAGCCTCGGCTCCGGTGAGTCCGTCACCGCTCTGCTGAGCTTCTCACAGGGTGACGTCAtcactgtgctgcagcagcGGGACCAGTGGTGGCTGGGGCAGCTCAACGGGACGCAGGGATGGTTCCCCCAAAACTATGTCACTTTGGAGACGGGCGGAATTACaga TGTAGATGCGTCTGACGCGGGCGACTCAATTCCACTAGAGG ACTATGTGGCCTTGTACACGTATGAGAGCCCAGAGGTGGGGGACCTGACATTTGTTGAAGGggatgttgtcatggtgacggagagagaaggagagtggTGGCGAGGCTCTATCGGGGACCAGACCGGGGTGTTCCCCTCCAACTATGTCCGGCCTGTCGAGCCAGAG GTGTCAAAAGCTGGAGTTTCAATCAAGAAACCTG AGATTGCCCAGGCGGTCACCACCACCGCTAACCCTACTGTATATCAGCTACATCTGTCCCCGGGGCAACTGATCGTGGTCTTGGCCAAGAACTCCACCGGCTGGTGGCTGGGAGAACTGCAG GCTCGGGGAAAGAAGCGGCAGAGAGGCTGGTTTCATTCATCTCATGTCAAGCTCCTGGGTCCCACGTGCAACAagtcctccccctcccctctgcCCG TGTGCCAAGTTATTGCGATGTACGGCTACACCGCCGCCACTCGGGACGAGCTGAGCTTCACGAAGGGTCAGCTGATCAACGTTCTGGACAAGACAAACCCCGATTGGTGGAAGGGAGAAGCCAATGGGGTCACAGGCCTGCTGCCCACTAATTATGTCAAGATGACGACGGAATCGGATCCCAGCCAGCAAT GTTTGCTAGATTCCTCATCCATGTCAGAGCATGGAGAGAGTGAGG GGTGTGCCAACCTGATGACGTTGGACACCATGACTCCTcaggagaggaagaggcaggGTTATATCCATGAGCTCATCCAGACTGAGGAGACGTATGTGGAGGATCTGGAGCTGGTTCTAGAG GTGTTCTACAGGCCCATGTCTGAGTCAGGACGTTTCACAGAAGCAGAGATGGCCGTTATCTTCGTTAACTGGCGGGAGCTGATAATGTGCAATACTAAACTTCTTAA GGCGCTGCGCGTGCGGAAGAAGACGGGAGGAGAGAACATGCCGGTGCAGCTCATAGGAGACCTGCTGGCATCGGAGCTCGCGCACATGCAGCCCTACATCCGCTTCTGCTCGTGTCAGCTCAACGCCGCCGCCCTGCTGCAGAGTAAAACCAACAACCAGCCCGACTTCAAAGACTTCCTCAAG AAGATCGCCACGAACTACCGCTGTAAAGGAATGCCACTGTCCAGCTTCCTCCTCAAGCCCATGCAGAGGATCACACGCTATCCCCTGATTATCAAGAAC ATCCTGGAGCACACGCCTGATGGCCATGCAGACCGCGGGCCACTGAGAGAGGCACTGGAGCGAGCGGAGGAGCTGTGCTCCCAGGTCAATGAGGGGGTCAGGGAGAAGGAGAACTCTGACCGGCTGGAGTGGATTCAGAGCCACGTGCAGTGTGAGGGCGCTATAGAG CACTTGGTGTTCAACTCGCTGACTAACTGCCTCGGGCCTCGCAAGCTGCTCCGCAGTGGTCGGCTGCACAAGACCAAAAGCAGCAGGGAGCTGTGGGCTTTCCTCTTCAATGATTTCCTCCTGCTGACGCACAGCGCTAagcccttctcctcctcaggaCCGGACAAGCTCTTCAGCCCCAAGACCAGCATCCAACTGAAGATGTACAAAACA CCACTGTTTCTGAATGAGGTTCTGGTGAAAACACCTCCCGACCCGTCCAGCGATGAGCCGCTCTTCCACGTCTCGCACATCGATCGTGTCTATACACTCAGAACTGAGACCTTAAACGagag GGCAACGTGGGTTCAGAAGATTAAAGCAGCATCTGAACTTTTTATAGAAacggagaagaaaaagagagagaaggctTATCAAG caCGCTCTCTGAAAAGCAGCGGCATCGGCCGACTGCTGGTGACTGTCACTGAAGCTCAAGAGCTCAAGGCCTGTAAACCCAACG GTAAGAGTAACCCCTACTGTGAGCTGACGATGGGGGCTCAGTGCTACACCTCGCGGCCCGTCAGCGACACTCTGAACCCCAAGTGGAACTTCAACTGTCAGTTCTTCATCAAAGACCTCTACCAGGACGTCCTGTGCATCACTGTGTTTGAGAAAGACCAGTTCTCACCAGATG ATTTCCTTGGTCGGACCGAAGTTCCCGTGGCAACCATCAAAAAAGAGATGGAGAGCAAAGGTGCCGCAAATCGACGCCTCCTACTGCACGAAGTCCCCACTGGAGAAGTGTGGGTCAAACTAGACCTACAGCTGTATGAGCCAACTAAATGA
- the itsn2a gene encoding intersectin-2a isoform X4 → MNGGACMWAITPEERGKHDKQFDTLAPVLGYVSGEQARKFFLQSGLPPSVLAEIWSLADMDGDGKMDRQEFSIAMKLIKLKLQGRNVPSSLPIVMKQPPVSNSVSTIPSSARFGMGSMPNLSIGLSSMSFLTPMSANPPMPSVPVQPLMPTPMTLPLITSLGNAGLPNGNINLLTPPLVPNNAVLPLSGFSSPMAFSPNTGMSKANSLLDLGSSSSNSSSTTSLASSSPKTGASDWAVPQASRLKYRQQFNTLDKLMSGYLSGPQVRNALIASNLTQTQLATIWTLADVDRDGQLRADEFILAMHLVEMAKTGRPLPLTLPQDLVPPSLRGGVKSPELVNGTGPYITPCLIDTTEPELLQKGKSSVSFEDKLKENFARGSAELEKRRLALEDEQRKERERREREERDAQERREREAREQENRRRLEEERRLERQREMERQREEERLRELERKEAAKQEMERQRREEWERGRKEELGRRREGEQEEISHLRAKKRSLELELEAVGTKHKQISDRLRDAQSKRRIQKAEVDLVNQKRDARIAEINTLQLQFEEWQRKLSQLVPEQQRLTEKLRNITVNKLPAESLTNLTTSVTEKSVNCRRLKDQLDTLERETTDKLSQMEQYNKELKELREKQVKQQTVLDDLYRVKEEKLRELQRRREEERERKRKEDEEAARQAKLEQERKEQERREQERKEQERREQERKEQERREQERKEQERREQEQREQERREQERREKEEEEARQRKLLEEQRARQRKEEEEREALACLRAAQEKAREEESRRRREEEEEEEKKRKKEEEERKWKEEEERRRRRKEEEEQQRGQQLVSVGKRSVKLTPYRALYSFVARNADELSIDGDCLIEVDEQTVGEPGWLCGSYRGNRGWFPQSYAEKCTTHSSSETVPSSPVKTSCPPPLHARIPGGEGTGDNAAPVQSVALQSSACAVARAVSSWSATSDTDLSLGSGESVTALLSFSQGDVITVLQQRDQWWLGQLNGTQGWFPQNYVTLETGGITDVDASDAGDSIPLEDYVALYTYESPEVGDLTFVEGDVVMVTEREGEWWRGSIGDQTGVFPSNYVRPVEPEVSKAGVSIKKPEIAQAVTTTANPTVYQLHLSPGQLIVVLAKNSTGWWLGELQARGKKRQRGWFHSSHVKLLGPTCNKSSPSPLPVCQVIAMYGYTAATRDELSFTKGQLINVLDKTNPDWWKGEANGVTGLLPTNYVKMTTESDPSQQCLLDSSSMSEHGESEGCANLMTLDTMTPQERKRQGYIHELIQTEETYVEDLELVLEVFYRPMSESGRFTEAEMAVIFVNWRELIMCNTKLLKALRVRKKTGGENMPVQLIGDLLASELAHMQPYIRFCSCQLNAAALLQSKTNNQPDFKDFLKKIATNYRCKGMPLSSFLLKPMQRITRYPLIIKNILEHTPDGHADRGPLREALERAEELCSQVNEGVREKENSDRLEWIQSHVQCEGAIEHLVFNSLTNCLGPRKLLRSGRLHKTKSSRELWAFLFNDFLLLTHSAKPFSSSGPDKLFSPKTSIQLKMYKTPLFLNEVLVKTPPDPSSDEPLFHVSHIDRVYTLRTETLNERATWVQKIKAASELFIETEKKKREKAYQARSLKSSGIGRLLVTVTEAQELKACKPNGKSNPYCELTMGAQCYTSRPVSDTLNPKWNFNCQFFIKDLYQDVLCITVFEKDQFSPDDFLGRTEVPVATIKKEMESKGAANRRLLLHEVPTGEVWVKLDLQLYEPTK, encoded by the exons GTGGAGCCTGTATGTGGGCCATCACTCCGGAGGAGAGGGGGAAACACGACAAACAGTTTGACACCCTCGCCCCCGTCCTCGGCTATGTCTCAG GAGAACAAGCAAGGAAATTCTTCCTCCAGTCTGGCCTGCCTCCTTCTGTCCTGGCTGAAATCTG GAGCCTAGCTGACATGGATGGTGATGGGAAGATGGACAGACAGGAGTTCTCCATAGCTATGAAGCTCATCAAACTCAAGCTTCAGGGGCGGAACGTACCCTCCTCCCTGCCGATCGTCATGAAGCAGCCTCCTGTCTCCAATTCGGTTTCTACCATACCTTCATCCGCACGTTTTG GAATGGGTTCAATGCCAAACCTGTCCATTGGTCTGTCATCCATGTCCTTCCTAACACCCATGTCAGCCAATCCCCCCATGCCCTCTGTACCTGTACAACCCCTGATGCCAACACCAATGACTCTGCCCCTCATCACCTCCCTGGGAAACGCTGGACTCCCCAACGGCAACATTAACCTCCTCACCCCTCCACTTGTTCCCAACAATGCAG tgctccctctctctggctTCTCCTCACCCATGGCCTTCTCTCCAAACACTGGCATGTCAAAAGCCAACTCTCTCCTGGACCTTGGATCCAGCAG TTCAAATTCTTCCTCGACCACGTCTTTGGCCAGTAGCTCTCCAAAGACCGGTGCAAGTGACTGGGCCGTACCGCAGGCCTCCAGACTCAAGTACCGTCAGCAGTTCAACACGCTGGACAAGCTCATGAGTGGCTACTTATCAG GACCTCAGGTTAGAAATGCATTGATTGCATCAAACCTAACGCAGACGCAGCTAGCCACCATCTG GACCCTGGCAGATGTGGACAGGGATGGTCAGCTACGAGCCGATGAGTTCATTCTGGCCATGCACCTGGTGGAAATGGCGAAAACTGGCCGACCTCTTCCACTCACCCTGCCTCAAGACCTGGTGCCTCCTTCtctcag AGGAGGAGTCAAGTCCCCTGAGCTTGTCAATGGAACGGGGCCCTACATAACTCCCTGTTTAATTGACACAACCGAGCCAGAACTTCTGCAAAAAGGCAAGAGCAGTG TGTCCTTTGAAGACAAGCTGAAAGAGAACTTTGCACGAGGCAGCGCCGAGCTGGAGAAGCGGAGACTGGCTCTGGAAGATGaacagaggaaagagagagagaggagggagagggaggaaagggaTGCCCaggaaaggagggagagggaggccAGGGAGCAGGAGAACCGTaggaggctggaggaggagagacggttggagaggcagagagagatggagagacagagggaggaggagagactgcGGGAGCTGGAAAGGAAAGAG GCAGCAAAGCAGGAGATGGAGCGCCAGCGAAGGGAGGAGTGGGAACGGGGGAGAAAGGAGGAGCTgggcaggaggagagagggggagcagGAGGAAATCTCTCACCTCAGGGCCAAAAAGAGAAGTCTGGAGTTGGAGCTGGAGGCTGTG GGCACCAAACACAAGCAGATCTCAGACCGGCTCCGTGACGCGCAGAGCAAAAGGCGGATTCAGAAGGCGGAGGTGGACCTCGTCAACCAGAAGAGGGACGCACGCATCGCGGAGATCAACACACTGCAGCTACAGTTTGAG GAGTGGCAGAGGAAGCTCTCACAGCTGGTTCCAGAGCAACAGAGGCTGACTGAGAAGCTGCGAAACATCACAGTCAACAAACTCCCAG CGGAGTCTTTGACCAATCTGACCACAAGCGTAACAGAGAAAAGTGTGAACTGCCGGAGGCTGAAAGACCAACTCGATACCCTGGAGAGGGAGACGACGGACAAATTGTCCCAGATGGAGCAGTACAACAAAGAGCTTAAG GAGCTGAGGGAGAAGCAGGTGAAGCAGCAGACTGTGCTGGACGACCTGTACAGAGTCAAAGAGGAGAAACTCAGGGAGCTGCAAAGgcgcagggaggaggagagagaaaggaagaggaaggaggacgaggaggcggccAG ACAGGCCAAGTTGGAGCAAGAGAGGAAGGAGCAGGAGCGGAGGGAGCAGGAGAGGAAGGAACAGGAgcggagagagcaggagaggaagGAACAGGAgcggagagagcaggagaggaagGAACAGGAGAGAAGGGAACaggagcagagggaacaggagAGAAGGGAACAGGAGcggagggagaaagaggaggaggaggcccgGCAGAGGAAGCTCCTGGAGGAGCAGAGGGCCAGacagaggaaggaggaagaggagagggaggcacTGGCTTGCCTCCGAGCAGCCCAGGAGAAAGCGCGGGAAGAGGAGAGCCGGAGAaggcgagaggaggaggaggaggaagagaagaagaggaaaaaggaggaagaagaaagaaaatggaaagaggaagaagagaggaggaggaggaggaaagaggaggaggagcagcaaagAGGGCAGCAGCTGGTGTCGGTGGGAAAGCGGTCGGTGAAGCTGACCCCGTACAGAGCCCTGTACTCATTTGTCGCCCGCAACGCGGATGAGCTGAGTATAGACGGGGACTGTCTCATCGAG GTGGATGAACAGACTGTCGGTGAGCCTGGGTGGTTGTGCGGGAGTTACCGTGGAAACAGGGGTTGGTTCCCCCAGAGTTATGCAGAGAAATGTACCACACACTCCTCTTCTGAGACGGTCCCCTCTTCACCTGTGAAAACCTCCTGTCCGCCACCGCTTCACGCAAG aatcCCTGGTGGTGAGGGAACGGGCGATAATGCTGCTCCTGTCCAATCCGTTGCTTTACAG TCCTCGGCGTGTGCGGTGGCCCGTGCCGTCTCCTCGTGGTCGGCCACCTCGGACACCGACCTCAGCCTCGGCTCCGGTGAGTCCGTCACCGCTCTGCTGAGCTTCTCACAGGGTGACGTCAtcactgtgctgcagcagcGGGACCAGTGGTGGCTGGGGCAGCTCAACGGGACGCAGGGATGGTTCCCCCAAAACTATGTCACTTTGGAGACGGGCGGAATTACaga TGTAGATGCGTCTGACGCGGGCGACTCAATTCCACTAGAGG ACTATGTGGCCTTGTACACGTATGAGAGCCCAGAGGTGGGGGACCTGACATTTGTTGAAGGggatgttgtcatggtgacggagagagaaggagagtggTGGCGAGGCTCTATCGGGGACCAGACCGGGGTGTTCCCCTCCAACTATGTCCGGCCTGTCGAGCCAGAG GTGTCAAAAGCTGGAGTTTCAATCAAGAAACCTG AGATTGCCCAGGCGGTCACCACCACCGCTAACCCTACTGTATATCAGCTACATCTGTCCCCGGGGCAACTGATCGTGGTCTTGGCCAAGAACTCCACCGGCTGGTGGCTGGGAGAACTGCAG GCTCGGGGAAAGAAGCGGCAGAGAGGCTGGTTTCATTCATCTCATGTCAAGCTCCTGGGTCCCACGTGCAACAagtcctccccctcccctctgcCCG TGTGCCAAGTTATTGCGATGTACGGCTACACCGCCGCCACTCGGGACGAGCTGAGCTTCACGAAGGGTCAGCTGATCAACGTTCTGGACAAGACAAACCCCGATTGGTGGAAGGGAGAAGCCAATGGGGTCACAGGCCTGCTGCCCACTAATTATGTCAAGATGACGACGGAATCGGATCCCAGCCAGCAAT GTTTGCTAGATTCCTCATCCATGTCAGAGCATGGAGAGAGTGAGG GGTGTGCCAACCTGATGACGTTGGACACCATGACTCCTcaggagaggaagaggcaggGTTATATCCATGAGCTCATCCAGACTGAGGAGACGTATGTGGAGGATCTGGAGCTGGTTCTAGAG GTGTTCTACAGGCCCATGTCTGAGTCAGGACGTTTCACAGAAGCAGAGATGGCCGTTATCTTCGTTAACTGGCGGGAGCTGATAATGTGCAATACTAAACTTCTTAA GGCGCTGCGCGTGCGGAAGAAGACGGGAGGAGAGAACATGCCGGTGCAGCTCATAGGAGACCTGCTGGCATCGGAGCTCGCGCACATGCAGCCCTACATCCGCTTCTGCTCGTGTCAGCTCAACGCCGCCGCCCTGCTGCAGAGTAAAACCAACAACCAGCCCGACTTCAAAGACTTCCTCAAG AAGATCGCCACGAACTACCGCTGTAAAGGAATGCCACTGTCCAGCTTCCTCCTCAAGCCCATGCAGAGGATCACACGCTATCCCCTGATTATCAAGAAC ATCCTGGAGCACACGCCTGATGGCCATGCAGACCGCGGGCCACTGAGAGAGGCACTGGAGCGAGCGGAGGAGCTGTGCTCCCAGGTCAATGAGGGGGTCAGGGAGAAGGAGAACTCTGACCGGCTGGAGTGGATTCAGAGCCACGTGCAGTGTGAGGGCGCTATAGAG CACTTGGTGTTCAACTCGCTGACTAACTGCCTCGGGCCTCGCAAGCTGCTCCGCAGTGGTCGGCTGCACAAGACCAAAAGCAGCAGGGAGCTGTGGGCTTTCCTCTTCAATGATTTCCTCCTGCTGACGCACAGCGCTAagcccttctcctcctcaggaCCGGACAAGCTCTTCAGCCCCAAGACCAGCATCCAACTGAAGATGTACAAAACA CCACTGTTTCTGAATGAGGTTCTGGTGAAAACACCTCCCGACCCGTCCAGCGATGAGCCGCTCTTCCACGTCTCGCACATCGATCGTGTCTATACACTCAGAACTGAGACCTTAAACGagag GGCAACGTGGGTTCAGAAGATTAAAGCAGCATCTGAACTTTTTATAGAAacggagaagaaaaagagagagaaggctTATCAAG caCGCTCTCTGAAAAGCAGCGGCATCGGCCGACTGCTGGTGACTGTCACTGAAGCTCAAGAGCTCAAGGCCTGTAAACCCAACG GTAAGAGTAACCCCTACTGTGAGCTGACGATGGGGGCTCAGTGCTACACCTCGCGGCCCGTCAGCGACACTCTGAACCCCAAGTGGAACTTCAACTGTCAGTTCTTCATCAAAGACCTCTACCAGGACGTCCTGTGCATCACTGTGTTTGAGAAAGACCAGTTCTCACCAGATG ATTTCCTTGGTCGGACCGAAGTTCCCGTGGCAACCATCAAAAAAGAGATGGAGAGCAAAGGTGCCGCAAATCGACGCCTCCTACTGCACGAAGTCCCCACTGGAGAAGTGTGGGTCAAACTAGACCTACAGCTGTATGAGCCAACTAAATGA